A window from Saccharomyces cerevisiae S288C chromosome XIII, complete sequence encodes these proteins:
- the NUP188 gene encoding Nup188p (Subunit of the inner ring of the nuclear pore complex (NPC); contributes to NPC organization and nucleocytoplasmic transport; homologous to human NUP188) yields the protein MATPSFGNSSPQLTFTHVANFMNDAAADVSAVDAKQLAQIRQFLKANKTNLIESLNTIRQNVTSSGDHNKLRSTIANLLQINVDNDPFFAQSEDLSHAVEFFMSERSSRLHIVYSLLVNPDIDLETYSFIDNDRFNVVGKLISIISSVIQNYDIITASSLAHDYNNDQDMFTIVSLVQLKKFSDLKFILQILQILNLMILNTKVPVDIVNQWFLQYQNQFVEFCRNINSTDKSIDTSSLQLYKFQNFQDLSYLSETLISRISSLFTITTILILGLNTSIAQFDIQSPLYMDTETFDTVNSALENDVATNIVNEDPIFHPMIHYSWSFILYYRRALQSSESFDDSDITKFALFAESHDVLQKLNTLSEILSFDPVYTTVITVFLEFSLNFIPITASTSRVFAKIISKAPEQFIENFLTNDTFEKKLSIIKAKLPLLNESLIPLINLALIDTEFANFELKDICSFAVTKSSLNDLDYDLIADTITNSSSSSDIIVPDLIELKSDLLVAPPLENENSNCLLSIPKSTKGKILTIKQQQQQQQQQNGQQPPTTSNLIIFLYKFNGWSLVGRILQNLLHSYMEKGTQLDDLQHELMISIIKLVTNVVDPKTSIEKSSEILSYLSNSLDTSASTINGASIIQVIFEIFEISLQRKDYTSIVQCCEFMTMLTPNYLHLVSSYLNKSDLLDKYGKTGLSNMILGSVELSTGDYTFTIQLLKLTKVFIRESLSLKNIHISKRSKIDIINKLILHAIHIFESYYNWKYNNFLQKFEIAFHLTLIFYDVLHDVFTINPHQKDQLIISSSANKLLQLFLTPMDSIDLAPNTLTNILISPLNTTTKILGDKILGNLYSKVMNNSFKLCTLLIAIRGSNRDLKPSNLEKLLFINSSKLVDVYTLPSYVHFKVQIIELLSYLVEAPWNDDYPFLLSFLGEAKSMAFLKEVLSDLSSPVQDWNLLRSLYIFFTTLLESKQDGLSILFLTGQFASNKKINDESSIDKKSSILTVLQKNSLLLDSTPEEVSCKLLETITYVLNTWTNSKIFIKDPKFVNSLLAKLKDSKKLFQKKENLTRDETVSLIKKYKLISRIVEIFALCIYNSTDSNSEILNFLNQEDLFELVHHFFQIDGFNKTFHDELNLKFKEKWPSLELQSFQKIPLSRINENENFGYDIPLLDIVLKADRSWNEPSKSQTNFKEEITDASLNLQYVNYEISTAKAWGALITTFVKRSTVPLNDGFVDLVEHFLKLNIDFGSDKQMFTQIYLERIELSFYILYSFKLSGKLLKEEKIIELMNKIFTIFKSGEIDFIKNIGKSLKNNFYRPLLRSVLVLLELVSSGDRFIELISDQLLEFFELVFSKGVYLILSEILCQINKCSTRGLSTDHTTQIVNLEDNTQDLLLLLSLFKKITNVNPSKNFNVILASSLNEVGTLKVILNLYSSAHLIRINDEPILGQITLTFISELCSIEPIAAKLINSGLYSVLLESPLSVAIQQGDIKPEFSPRLHNIWSNGLLSIVLLLLSQFGIKVLPETCLFVSYFGKQIKSTIYNWGDNKLAVSSSLIKETNQLVLLQKMLNLLNYQELFIQPKNSDDQQEAVELVIGLDSEHDKKRLSAALSKFLTHPKYLNSRIIPTTLEEQQQLEDESSRLEFVKGISRDIKALQDSLFKDV from the coding sequence ATGGCTACACCTTCATTTGGCAATTCCTCTCCACAATTGACCTTCACTCATGTTGCTAATTTTATGAACGATGCTGCTGCTGATGTATCCGCTGTGGATGCCAAGCAATTGGCCCAAATAAGACAGTTTTTGAAAGCTAACAAGACAAATCTTATCGAGAGTCTGAACACAATAAGGCAGAATGTAACTTCTTCCGGCGATCATAACAAGTTACGCTCTACAATTGCAAACTTATTGCAAATAAACGTCGATAATGATCCATTCTTTGCTCAATCTGAGGACCTTTCTCATGCTGTAGAATTCTTTATGTCTGAGAGATCATCTAGACTTCATATAGTATACTCACTTCTCGTTAACCCTGACATCGACCTCGAGACATATTCATTTATTGACAACGATAGATTCAATGTAGTGGGGAAATTGATTTCTATAATATCATCTGTAATCCAGAACTACGACATTATTACAGCTTCATCTTTAGCACATGATTATAATAACGATCAAGACATGTTCACAATTGTCTCATTGGTgcagttaaaaaaattttctgattTGAAGTTTATCTTGCAGATATtacaaattttgaatttaatgATCCTCAACACAAAAGTACCAGTAGATATCGTCAATCAATGGTTTCTACAGtatcaaaatcaatttGTTGAATTTTGCAGAAATATAAATTCAACAGACAAGAGTATAGATACCTCGTCACTACAATTGTACAAGTTTCAGAATTTCCAAGACCTCAGTTACCTCTCAGAAACGCTTATTTCCAGGATTTCATCTTTATTTACTATCACAACTATATTGATACTTGGACTGAACACTTCAATCGCGCAATTTGATATTCAGTCACCTTTGTACATGGATACAGAAACTTTCGACACCGTCAATAGCGCTCTAGAGAATGATGTAGCAACCAATATCGTCAACGAGGACCCCATTTTCCATCCAATGATTCATTACTCCTGGTCATTTATACTTTATTATAGGCGAGCATTACAATCGTCGGAATCATTTGATGATTCAGACATAACGAAATTTGCTCTGTTTGCTGAATCACATGatgttcttcaaaaattgaatacTCTCTCAGAAATTCTATCCTTTGATCCTGTTTACACCACAGTAATAACAGTATTTTTGgagttttctttaaattttattCCTATAACTGCATCTACTTCCCGGGTTTTCGCCAAGATAATTTCAAAGGCACCAGAGCAGTTCATTGAGAATTTCTTAACTAATGACacttttgagaaaaaattgagcaTCATAAAGGCTAAATTGCCCCTATTGAACGAATCACTGATCCCGCTAATTAATTTAGCCTTAATTGATACCGAGTTTGCCAATTTTGAATTAAAAGATATATGTTCATTTGCTGTTACCAAAAGTAGTTTGAACGATTTGGATTATGACTTAATTGCTGATACAATAACaaactcttcttcatcctccGATATTATAGTGCCTGATTTGATAGAGTTGAAGTCTGATTTACTAGTGGCGCCACCCTTAGAAAACGAAAACTCTAATTGTCTCTTGTCAATACCAAAATCAACAAAGGGAAAAATTCTTACTAtcaaacaacaacaacaacaacaacaacaacagaaTGGACAACAGCCGCCAACTACTTCCAATTTgattattttcctttacaAATTCAATGGTTGGTCTTTGGTGGGTAGAATATTGCAAAATCTATTACATTCATATATGGAAAAGGGTACACAACTGGATGACTTACAACATGAATTGATGATATCCATAATAAAGTTAGTCACTAACGTTGTCGATCCGAAAACCTCGATCGAGAAATCTAGTGAAATTCTGTcatatttatcaaattctCTGGATACTTCAGCCAGCACCATAAATGGAGCGTCGATTATCCAAGTAATTTTCgagatttttgaaatatcactacaaagaaaagattataCCTCAATTGTACAATGTTGTGAATTTATGACTATGCTGACACCGAATTACCTTCATCTTGTTTCTTCTTACTTGAACAAATCGGATTTGTTAGACAAATATGGTAAGACTGGTCTTTCCAATATGATACTCGGTTCGGTTGAATTATCTACGGGGGATTACACATTCACTATCCAATTGCTTAAGCTAACAAAAGTCTTTATTCGAGAATCTCtctcattgaaaaatatccaTATTTCCAAGAGAAGTaaaattgatattattaataaGTTGATTCTACATGCAATTCATATCTTTGAGAGTTATTACAACTGGAAGTACAACAACTTCTTACAAAAATTCGAAATTGCCTTCCATTTGacattaattttttatgatGTACTTCATGACGTTTTCACCATAAATCCACATCAAAAGGATCAGTTAATCATTTCCTCGTCAGCAAACAAATTGTTGCAGTTATTTTTGACTCCCATGGATTCCATTGATTTGGCTCCAAATACTTTGACGAATATTCTGATTTCACCATTGAATACCacaacaaaaattttaggCGACAAAATTTTGGGTAATTTATATAGCAAGGTAATGAATAACTCCTTCAAGCTGTGCACGCTTTTGATCGCTATTCGAGGTAGCAATCGTGATTTAAAGCCAAGCAACCTGGAAAAATTGCTTTTCAtaaattcatcaaaattGGTTGACGTTTATACCCTACCAAGTTATGTTCATTTCAAAGTGCAGATCATAGAGTTGTTAAGCTATTTAGTAGAGGCTCCTTGGAATGACGACTATCCATTTCTGTTATCTTTCCTTGGTGAAGCAAAGTCAATggcatttttgaaagaagtCCTGTCGGACCTGAGCTCTCCAGTGCAAGATTGGAACCTTCTCCGAAGTttgtacattttttttactacCCTATTAGAAAGTAAACAAGATGGGTTATCTATCCTCTTCTTAACAGGTCAATTTGCCtccaataaaaaaattaatgacGAATCCTCCATAGACAAAAAGAGTTCTATATTAACTGTTTTGCAAAAGAATTCTTTACTATTAGATTCAACGCCTGAAGAAGTAAGTTGCAAGTTATTAGAAACGATAACATATGTTTTAAACACTTGGACAAATTCTAAAATATTCATAAAAGATCCTAAATTTGTGAATTCCTTATTGGCTAAGTTGAAGgactcaaaaaaattatttcagaaaaaggaaaatttgaCTCGTGACGAAACTGTTTCTTTGATTAAGAAATACAAATTGATCTCAAGGATTGTAGAAATATTTGCGTTGTGTATTTACAACTCCACTGATTCAAACTCggaaattttaaattttttgaatcagGAAGACTTGTTTGAATTAGTTCAtcatttcttccaaattgATGGGTTCAATAAAACTTTTCATGATGAATTAAACTTAAAATTTAAAGAGAAATGGCCCAGTTTAGAGCTTCAGTCGTTCCAAAAAATTCCATTATCCAGAATAAACGAAAATGAGAATTTCGGTTATGATATTCCGTTATTAGATATAGTTTTAAAAGCTGACCGTAGTTGGAACGAACCAAGTAAGAGTCAGACAAATTTTAAGGAGGAAATAACAGACGCTTCATTAAATTTGCAGTATGTCAATTACGAAATATCTACCGCAAAAGCATGGGGCGCACTAATCACCACGTTTGTGAAGAGGAGCACTGTTCCGTTAAATGATGGTTTTGTCGACTTGGTAGAGCATTTCCTCAAGTTAAATATTGATTTTGGTTCAGATAAACAAATGTTTACCCAAATATATCTGGAAAGAATTGAGTTGTCGTTTTACATTTTATATTCGTTCAAGTTGTCGGGaaaattgttgaaggaagaaaagataattgaattgatgaACAAGATTTTtacaattttcaaatctggTGAGATTGactttattaaaaatattggtaAGTcactaaaaaataacttttATAGACCTCTTTTGAGATCTGTCTTAGTTCTTCTCGAGTTAGTCTCGTCAGGAGATCGTTTTATCGAATTAATATCTGATCAACTACtggaattttttgaattagtGTTTAGTAAGGGTGTTTATTTGATACTGTCTGAGATATTATGTCAGATCAATAAATGCTCCACGAGGGGTTTAAGCACCGATCACACCACCCAAATTGTCAACTTGGAGGATAATACTCAGGatttattgttattattatcactCTTCAAGAAGATCACCAATGTGAATCCCTCTAAAAACTTCAATGTTATTCTAGCATCATCCCTAAACGAAGTAGGAACTTTGAAAGTTATACTGAACCTATATTCAAGCGCGCATTTGATAAGGATTAACGATGAACCAATTCTTGGGCAAATTACTCTGACCTTTATCTCCGAATTGTGTTCTATTGAGCCAATTGCTGCAAAACTCATCAACAGTGGATTGTATAGCGTTCTATTGGAAAGTCCACTATCTGTTGCAATACAGCAAGGTGATATAAAACCTGAATTTTCGCCTAGATTGCACAACATTTGGAGCAATGGTTTGTTATCCATTGTTCTACTACTATTAAGTCAGTTCGGTATCAAGGTTTTACCTGAGACGTGCCTATTTGTTtcatattttggaaaacaaataaaatcTACAATATATAACTGGGGTGACAACAAGTTAGCAGTGTCAAGTTCGTTGATAAAGGAAACGAATCAATTGGTTTTATTGCAAAAAATGCTAAACTTGCTAAATTACCAAGAATTGTTTATTCAGCCTAAAAACTCTGATGATCAACAAGAAGCTGTAGAATTGGTTATTGGTCTAGATTCTGAAcatgataaaaaaaggttaaGCGCTGCATTAAGCAAGTTTCTAACACATCCAAAATACTTGAATTCAAGAATAATACCTACAACTTTAGAAGAGCAACAGCAGTTGGAGGATGAATCAAGCAGATTGGAGTTCGTCAAGGGTATCAGCAGAGACATTAAAGCATTACAAGATTCACTATTTAAGGACGTTTAA
- a CDS encoding uncharacterized protein (hypothetical protein; identified by gene-trapping, microarray-based expression analysis, and genome-wide homology searching): MYKCVPSYYSKAGTIVVTYCEISALLVSLKNRVQGKRGETEGQIEISRKAGHPAPAF; this comes from the coding sequence ATGTATAAATGTGTCCCGAGTTATTATTCTAAAGCGGGCACCATTGTAGTAACTTATTGCGAAATTTCTGCTCTTCTCGTCTCGCTCAAAAATCGCGTTCAGGGTAAAAGGGGCGAAACAGAGGGCCAGATAGAAATTTCGAGAAAAGCGGGTCACCCCGCCCCTGCATTTTGA
- the CAC2 gene encoding Cac2p (Subunit of chromatin assembly factor I (CAF-1), with Rlf2p and Msi1p; chromatin assembly by CAF-1 is important for multiple processes including silencing at telomeres, mating type loci, and rDNA; maintenance of kinetochore structure, deactivation of the DNA damage checkpoint after DNA repair, chromatin dynamics during transcription; and repression of divergent transcription; relocalizes to the cytosol in response to hypoxia) — MEASHLQIYWHDSQPVYSLTFQKNSANDKLFTAGGDNKVRIWKLNRDENGQNGGVRKIESLDFLGSLTHHEQAINVIRFNSKGDVLASAGDDGQVLLWKQEDPNTQQESVVRPFGMDAETSEADENKEKWVVWKRLRGGSGATAAAEIYDLAWSPDNRNIVVACMDNSIRLFDVGAGMLVCGQSDHGHYVQGVAWDPLNQFILSQSADRSLHVYGVILSSAGVVTGLKLRSKIAKAELPCPGDVLRTNYLFHNETLPSFFRRCSISPCGGLVVIPSGVYKVAGDEVANCVYVYTRSGILNSAGGVKNRPAIRIPSLKKPALMAAFSPVFYETCQKSVLKLPYKLVFAIATTNEVLVYDTDVLEPLCVVGNIHYSPITDLAWSEDGSTLLISSTDGFCSYVSIDTETQFGSRIEPPAMHAEPLDTDESAVAAKNQREAGGIVNMLPVKKIPCNSSDSKKRRIHPTPVDL, encoded by the coding sequence ATGGAAGCTTCACATTTGCAAATCTACTGGCATGATTCACAACCCGTTTACTCGCTCACATTCCAAAAGAACAGTGCGAACGACAAGCTTTTCACCGCTGGTGGTGATAACAAGGTTAGGATATGGAAGTTGAACAGAGATGAAAACGGACAAAATGGGGGGGTGCGTAAGATTGAAAGCCTTGACTTTCTTGGCTCGCTGACGCATCACGAACAGGCCATAAATGTAATCCGATTCAACTCGAAGGGTGACGTACTGGCGTCTGCGGGCGATGACGGCCAAGTGCTGCTATGGAAGCAAGAAGATCCAAATACACAGCAAGAATCTGTGGTCAGACCATTCGGAATGGATGCGGAGACTAGTGAAGCAGACGAGAACAAGGAGAAATGGGTTGTGTGGAAACGGCTGCGTGGTGGTAGCGGTGCTACTGCGGCGGCAGAGATTTACGATCTAGCGTGGTCACCTGATAACAGGAACATAGTGGTGGCATGTATGGACAATTCGATACGACTGTTCGATGTTGGAGCTGGGATGCTGGTATGCGGCCAGTCGGATCATGGTCACTACGTCCAAGGTGTTGCATGGGACCCATTAAATCAGTTTATTCTCTCACAGTCTGCGGACCGGTCTCTGCATGTATATGGAGTCATTCTTTCATCTGCAGGAGTGGTTACAGGGCTGAAACTTAGAAGTAAGATTGCCAAGGCAGAACTGCCTTGTCCAGGTGATGTCCTGAGGACAAATTACCTTTTTCACAACGAGACGCTACCTTCATTCTTTAGGCGATGCAGCATATCGCCTTGTGGTGGTTTGGTCGTAATTCCCAGTGGTGTGTATAAGGTGGCTGGTGATGAAGTCGCGAACTGCGTATACGTGTATACTAGATCTGGAATACTGAACAGCGCTGGTGGCGTTAAAAACCGGCCTGCGATTAGAATCCCATCTTTGAAGAAACCAGCGCTGATGGCGGCTTTCTCGCCCGTATTTTACGAAACGTGCCAGAAGAGTGTGCTTAAGCTGCCCTATAAGCTAGTATTTGCCATAGCAACGACTAACGAAGTACTCGTGTACGACACGGATGTATTGGAGCCGTTATGCGTTGTGGGAAATATACATTACTCACCCATAACTGATTTAGCATGGTCTGAGGATGGCTCGACCCTACTAATCTCATCAACAGACGGATTCTGTTCGTATGTATCGATCGACACAGAAACGCAATTCGGTTCAAGGATAGAGCCGCCAGCGATGCATGCAGAGCCACTAGACACTGACGAGAGCGCGGTAGCGGCTAAGAACCAGCGCGAGGCAGGTGGGATCGTGAACATGCTGCCGGTGAAGAAGATCCCCTGCAATAGTAGCGATAGTAAAAAGAGGCGCATACATCCTACGCCAGTCGATTTGTga
- the CUE4 gene encoding Cue4p (hypothetical protein; has a CUE domain that binds ubiquitin, which may facilitate intramolecular monoubiquitination; CUE4 has a paralog, CUE1, that arose from the whole genome duplication), with product MDGSTIVFILTMVCLFVYTVKHRGAKQVPSRTVQDAKPAPSVATNDPSPEPVPSAPEERVARLNRHGSDRKRAVNSDMVEIVMTMAPHVPQEKVVQDLRNTGSIEHTMENIFAGKLD from the coding sequence ATGGATGGATCGACTATAGTGTTTATACTGACGATGGTGTGCTTGTTTGTTTACACCGTGAAACACAGGGGCGCCAAGCAAGTACCCTCGCGAACCGTACAGGATGCCAAACCGGCGCCCTCGGTCGCCACCAACGACCCTTCTCCGGAGCCAGTACCATCGGCTCCGGAGGAACGCGTTGCTCGGTTAAACAGACATGGTAGTGATCGAAAGAGAGCCGTTAATAGTGACATGGTTGAAATCGTGATGACGATGGCGCCACATGTGCCTCAGGAAAAAGTCGTGCAAGATCTCAGGAACACAGGGTCCATTGAGCACACAATGGAAAATATCTTCGCTGGCAAACTAGATTAG